One window of the Xiphias gladius isolate SHS-SW01 ecotype Sanya breed wild chromosome 11, ASM1685928v1, whole genome shotgun sequence genome contains the following:
- the ggps1 gene encoding geranylgeranyl pyrophosphate synthase isoform X1, with product MDGGSGAASERILLEPYKYLLQLPGKQMRTKMAQAFNYWLNVPEDKLQVIIEVTEMLHNASLLIDDIEDSSKLRRGFPVAHSIYGIPSVINSANYVYFLGLEKVLTLEHPEAVKVFTRQLLELHRGQGLEIHWRDTYSCPTEQEYRNMVLQKTGGLFGLAVGLMQLFSDWKQDLKPLLDTLGFFFQILDDYANLSSREYSKNKGLCEDLTEGKFSFPIIHAISSRPESTQVQNILRQRTENMDIKRYCVDYLEKIGSFAYTRQILQDLEVEAYRLIRDFGGNPQLESLVKHLSKIHHGAEATTESSTEPHSSQNH from the exons ATGGACGGTGGCTCAGGAGCAGCCTCTGAGCGAATTCTGCTGGAGCCATACAAGTACTTGTTGCAACTGCCAG GAAAGCAGATGAGGACAAAAATGGCCCAAGCATTTAACTACTGGCTCAATGTTCCAGAGGACAAACTACAA GTTATCATCGAGGTGACTGAGATGCTCCACAACGCCAGCTTGCTCATAGATGACATTGAGGACAGCTCCAAGCTGCGGCGAGGCTTCCCTGTGGCTCACAGCATATATGGAATTCCCTCCGTTATCAACTCAGCCAACTACGTCTACTTCTTGGGGTTGGAGAAGGTGCTGACCCTGGAGCACCCTGAGGCTGTCAAAGTCTTTACCCGGCAGCTTCTGGAGCTGCATCGCGGCCAGGGCCTTGAAATCCACTGGAGGGACACCTACTCCTGTCCCACCGAACAGGAGTACCGCAACATGGTGCTGCAGAAAACTGGAGGGCTCTTTGGCTTGGCTGTGGGCCTGATGCAGCTCTTCTCAGATTGGAAACAGGACTTGAAACCCCTTTTGGACACGCTGGGTTTCTTCTTTCAGATTCTCGATGACTATGCCAACCTGAGCTCCCGTGAGTACAGCAAGAACAAAGGCCTCTGTGAGGACCTGACTGAGGGCAAGTTCTCTTTCCCCATCATTCATGCCATATCATCGCGTCCAGAGAGCACCCAGGTGCAGAACATCCTGAGACAGCGCACGGAGAACATGGACATCAAACGATACTGTGTGGACTATCTCGAGAAAATAGGCTCGTTTGCCTATACCCGTCAGATTTTGCAGGACCTGGAGGTAGAGGCCTACCGTCTCATCAGGGACTTTGGGGGAAACCCTCAACTGGAGAGCCTGGTCAAACACCTCAGCAAAATACATCATGGGGCTGAAGCCACAACAGAGTCCAGTACTGAGCCACATTCCAGCCAAAACCACTGA
- the ggps1 gene encoding geranylgeranyl pyrophosphate synthase isoform X2, with the protein MFQRTNYKSAGLSAICFAKMDMLAPLSVIIEVTEMLHNASLLIDDIEDSSKLRRGFPVAHSIYGIPSVINSANYVYFLGLEKVLTLEHPEAVKVFTRQLLELHRGQGLEIHWRDTYSCPTEQEYRNMVLQKTGGLFGLAVGLMQLFSDWKQDLKPLLDTLGFFFQILDDYANLSSREYSKNKGLCEDLTEGKFSFPIIHAISSRPESTQVQNILRQRTENMDIKRYCVDYLEKIGSFAYTRQILQDLEVEAYRLIRDFGGNPQLESLVKHLSKIHHGAEATTESSTEPHSSQNH; encoded by the exons ATGTTCCAGAGGACAAACTACAA GTCGGCAGGTCTGTCGGCAATATGCTTTGCGAAGATGGACATGTTGGCTCCCTTGTCT GTTATCATCGAGGTGACTGAGATGCTCCACAACGCCAGCTTGCTCATAGATGACATTGAGGACAGCTCCAAGCTGCGGCGAGGCTTCCCTGTGGCTCACAGCATATATGGAATTCCCTCCGTTATCAACTCAGCCAACTACGTCTACTTCTTGGGGTTGGAGAAGGTGCTGACCCTGGAGCACCCTGAGGCTGTCAAAGTCTTTACCCGGCAGCTTCTGGAGCTGCATCGCGGCCAGGGCCTTGAAATCCACTGGAGGGACACCTACTCCTGTCCCACCGAACAGGAGTACCGCAACATGGTGCTGCAGAAAACTGGAGGGCTCTTTGGCTTGGCTGTGGGCCTGATGCAGCTCTTCTCAGATTGGAAACAGGACTTGAAACCCCTTTTGGACACGCTGGGTTTCTTCTTTCAGATTCTCGATGACTATGCCAACCTGAGCTCCCGTGAGTACAGCAAGAACAAAGGCCTCTGTGAGGACCTGACTGAGGGCAAGTTCTCTTTCCCCATCATTCATGCCATATCATCGCGTCCAGAGAGCACCCAGGTGCAGAACATCCTGAGACAGCGCACGGAGAACATGGACATCAAACGATACTGTGTGGACTATCTCGAGAAAATAGGCTCGTTTGCCTATACCCGTCAGATTTTGCAGGACCTGGAGGTAGAGGCCTACCGTCTCATCAGGGACTTTGGGGGAAACCCTCAACTGGAGAGCCTGGTCAAACACCTCAGCAAAATACATCATGGGGCTGAAGCCACAACAGAGTCCAGTACTGAGCCACATTCCAGCCAAAACCACTGA